Proteins from one Deltaproteobacteria bacterium genomic window:
- a CDS encoding ABC transporter substrate-binding protein: MKRLFVVALCLLAATLLWTPRFAGAEEPVKIGVIVPLSGIAAQGGVELRDGIEMAAKEKKTVLGRPIELIVEDTRVKPDVAVSKAEKLVYKDGCVALIGVFSSGVGLAIAKNIDKLNVPFLTTHVMTSEFYGLHPLVFRSGQLANDQTAVGNVKGILATPDLKNRKYYVLVHDYAWGHDGGERFVALAKENGIEVVNPDFDKAPINTTDWSTYISKIKASGADGVYIVLITTVIPVFTKQADEFGLFEKTRLVSAAAPGVTELEAGGKACYGIFGASCYSWDIDTPAANDWEKKYWEMYKA; this comes from the coding sequence ATGAAAAGACTGTTCGTTGTTGCACTCTGTTTGCTGGCCGCCACGCTCTTGTGGACGCCTCGATTCGCCGGCGCTGAAGAACCGGTGAAGATCGGGGTCATCGTGCCGCTTTCCGGCATAGCGGCCCAAGGTGGAGTCGAGTTGCGGGACGGCATCGAGATGGCCGCTAAAGAAAAAAAGACAGTCCTGGGACGTCCCATCGAACTCATTGTTGAAGACACTCGAGTAAAACCCGATGTAGCGGTGAGCAAAGCGGAAAAGCTGGTTTACAAGGACGGCTGCGTCGCCCTGATCGGTGTGTTTTCGAGCGGCGTCGGTCTCGCTATCGCCAAGAACATCGACAAATTGAACGTTCCTTTCCTTACCACTCACGTGATGACCAGCGAATTCTACGGCCTTCACCCATTGGTGTTCCGATCCGGCCAACTTGCCAACGATCAGACCGCCGTGGGCAATGTAAAAGGCATCCTGGCCACTCCTGACCTGAAGAACAGAAAATACTATGTGCTGGTCCACGATTACGCATGGGGGCACGATGGCGGCGAGCGGTTTGTGGCCCTTGCGAAAGAAAACGGCATCGAAGTAGTGAATCCCGACTTCGATAAGGCTCCCATCAATACAACGGACTGGTCCACCTACATCAGCAAGATCAAAGCTTCCGGAGCGGACGGGGTCTACATCGTACTGATCACTACGGTCATTCCGGTGTTCACCAAACAAGCGGACGAATTCGGACTGTTTGAAAAAACGAGACTGGTATCCGCCGCCGCTCCCGGAGTGACGGAGCTAGAAGCCGGCGGAAAGGCATGCTACGGCATATTCGGCGCTTCCTGCTATTCCTGGGACATCGACACTCCGGCGGCGAACGATTGGGAAAAGAAATATTGGGAAATGTACAAAGC
- a CDS encoding (Fe-S)-binding protein — MKWNIPSLKDLERYYWRCTACGTCRTAYNYGPPPVAKPICPAGTEFGFEGFYSSKGKAAFARGLAAGVLTFDDPEFLEAVYKCTVCAGCQHQCQVDFKPYIPEVIEAMRREAVNAGAGPMPLQKNLIQSMKNYNNPYQGPRRVRTDWTRPFKKAKKPIKDINKEHAPILFYVGCTGAFNTAARAVPTATASIFQKLGLDFGILGENEVCCGSTAMRVGDAEEFKRVASANLETFKKLHEERGVNRIITSCAGCYRAIKKDYVLATDYNEMMEGIEVIHTAAFIHRLLKDKELAFSKELPWRITYHDPCHTGRHLNTFIVDKDGSQLWEGAYVDMDESDCLYDEPREVLQAIPGVELVEMERIRGNSYCCGGGGGVMTGFGEWAKKNASLRIQEGMETGADKMVSICPFCHYNLNEGAKSIGSDIRLVDLVEMVDQALGG; from the coding sequence ATGAAGTGGAACATACCGTCTCTGAAAGATCTTGAACGATATTACTGGAGATGCACCGCATGCGGCACCTGCCGAACCGCCTATAACTACGGACCGCCGCCCGTTGCCAAGCCCATCTGCCCGGCCGGTACGGAATTCGGTTTCGAAGGGTTTTACTCTTCCAAGGGAAAAGCGGCCTTTGCAAGGGGCCTGGCGGCGGGTGTGCTGACGTTCGACGACCCCGAGTTCCTCGAAGCCGTATATAAATGCACCGTATGCGCGGGTTGCCAACACCAATGTCAGGTGGACTTCAAGCCTTATATCCCCGAAGTGATCGAGGCCATGCGCCGGGAGGCGGTGAACGCTGGTGCGGGGCCCATGCCGCTGCAGAAAAATCTCATCCAGTCCATGAAGAACTACAACAACCCGTACCAGGGACCTAGAAGGGTGCGTACGGACTGGACCCGGCCCTTCAAAAAAGCCAAGAAACCGATCAAGGACATCAACAAGGAGCACGCGCCCATCCTGTTCTACGTGGGTTGCACGGGAGCGTTCAATACCGCGGCCCGCGCCGTTCCAACAGCCACGGCTTCCATTTTTCAGAAGTTGGGTCTGGATTTCGGCATACTGGGAGAAAACGAAGTGTGCTGCGGCTCGACGGCCATGCGCGTCGGCGACGCCGAAGAATTCAAACGCGTGGCTTCGGCCAATCTCGAGACATTCAAGAAGCTGCACGAAGAACGCGGCGTCAATCGGATTATCACGTCCTGCGCAGGCTGTTACCGCGCCATCAAAAAAGACTATGTGCTCGCGACCGACTACAACGAGATGATGGAGGGTATTGAGGTCATTCACACGGCGGCTTTTATTCACCGCCTGCTCAAGGACAAGGAACTGGCATTCTCAAAGGAGCTTCCCTGGAGGATCACGTACCATGATCCCTGCCACACGGGCAGACACCTGAACACATTCATCGTGGACAAAGACGGCTCCCAGCTTTGGGAAGGCGCATACGTGGACATGGACGAAAGCGATTGTCTCTACGACGAGCCGAGGGAGGTCTTGCAGGCGATTCCGGGAGTGGAACTGGTCGAGATGGAACGCATCCGGGGCAATTCATACTGCTGCGGAGGAGGGGGAGGCGTGATGACCGGTTTCGGCGAATGGGCCAAAAAGAATGCGTCACTTCGAATACAGGAAGGCATGGAAACCGGCGCGGATAAGATGGTGTCCATCTGCCCCTTCTGTCACTACAATCTCAACGAAGGCGCCAAAAGCATCGGCAGCGATATCCGGCTCGTCGACCTGGTGGAAATGGTGGATCAGGCGTTGGGCGGATAA
- a CDS encoding FAD-binding oxidoreductase, with amino-acid sequence MHYMFDEEHVDQGVLKELRSIVGEKNATAAKHVRFAYSYDMSFVQPKMPDYVVMAQTVEEIQGILRLANKEKIPVIPFTAGTNIGGLCIPERGGILLDLKRMNKIIDIDTESHYAVIEPGVSHGQLAEALYKHKLRFGWPVGPPSASVASCAISHGIGGLNARYGLNSQEITSMEVVLPTGELVRVGSCAIQENAWHSVLPMPQLDGLFKGWLGSTGVVTKLGIGVHPIPPVLKVFTVSCSTVEDMYSYMLNLSNYEICDDLTAVSWWLAQVPIPYPYRPKPDGAPEWFSFANTNSFTEKEKEARVEIWETVVEEETKKGTSIKVTQYPEEALRARTQLPSQIVGSTKNYCKMAGAGISWPGTFTPAKKWAPVYNRWKEILINANLSPSVRMSMYRGVHYGMLRAMIPFNKQNPDDVENARRAIVDCLKADLDEGGLPYKPPVDFAEQINQRAHPGYLMLLKRVKSMLDPNDIMNPGKLGI; translated from the coding sequence ATGCATTACATGTTTGACGAAGAGCACGTCGATCAAGGCGTACTTAAGGAGCTGCGGTCCATCGTAGGAGAGAAGAACGCCACTGCAGCCAAGCACGTCCGTTTCGCCTATTCGTACGACATGTCGTTCGTGCAGCCGAAAATGCCGGACTACGTGGTGATGGCTCAGACGGTGGAAGAGATACAGGGGATCCTTCGCCTGGCCAATAAAGAGAAGATCCCTGTGATACCTTTCACGGCGGGGACCAATATCGGCGGACTCTGCATCCCCGAACGCGGCGGCATCCTGCTGGATCTGAAACGTATGAACAAGATCATCGATATCGACACCGAATCGCATTATGCGGTCATCGAACCCGGTGTGTCTCACGGCCAGCTAGCAGAAGCGTTATATAAGCACAAACTCCGTTTCGGGTGGCCGGTGGGACCGCCTTCCGCCTCCGTGGCTTCCTGCGCCATATCTCATGGGATCGGCGGGCTGAACGCGCGATATGGGCTCAACAGCCAGGAAATCACCAGCATGGAGGTGGTTCTGCCCACGGGAGAACTCGTTCGCGTGGGGTCCTGCGCCATTCAGGAGAATGCCTGGCACAGCGTGTTGCCTATGCCCCAACTGGATGGACTCTTCAAAGGGTGGCTGGGTTCCACCGGAGTCGTCACCAAGCTGGGTATCGGAGTGCACCCCATTCCTCCTGTGCTGAAAGTCTTCACCGTATCCTGCAGCACCGTGGAAGATATGTATTCCTATATGTTGAACCTGAGCAACTATGAAATCTGCGACGATTTGACCGCCGTGTCCTGGTGGCTCGCCCAGGTTCCCATTCCGTATCCGTATCGTCCCAAGCCCGACGGGGCGCCGGAATGGTTCAGCTTCGCCAATACCAACTCCTTTACGGAAAAGGAAAAGGAAGCCCGGGTGGAAATCTGGGAAACGGTTGTCGAGGAAGAAACGAAAAAGGGGACCTCCATCAAGGTCACCCAGTATCCCGAAGAGGCGCTCCGCGCCCGGACCCAGTTGCCCAGCCAGATCGTCGGCTCGACCAAGAACTACTGCAAAATGGCGGGGGCCGGAATCTCCTGGCCGGGAACGTTCACTCCGGCGAAGAAATGGGCTCCCGTGTACAACCGTTGGAAAGAAATCCTCATCAATGCAAACCTTTCACCCTCCGTTCGCATGTCTATGTACCGGGGAGTTCACTACGGTATGCTCAGGGCGATGATTCCGTTCAACAAACAGAATCCGGACGACGTTGAAAACGCCCGGCGCGCCATCGTGGACTGCCTGAAAGCGGATCTTGACGAAGGCGGCCTCCCCTATAAGCCCCCTGTGGACTTCGCGGAGCAGATCAATCAGCGGGCTCATCCGGGATATTTGATGCTGTTGAAACGTGTGAAATCCATGCTCGATCCGAACGATATCATGAATCCCGGAAAGCTCGGAATATGA
- a CDS encoding FadR family transcriptional regulator, producing MFKTAKFSRISENIVQQIRQAILQGKLKPGDRLPSEKGLAEDFGVSKASLREAFRALEALGLLEVRQGVSGGAFIRQVDEKTARDALTNYLYFHNPSIAELSQVRCIIEPQLAEIAALAASEEELDQLEEGHQELKASLSDDDFNHSVEIDFHRRIAIIANNPFICLIMDAVRDMLVGIKDLIQTDRDFSEKVYLAHDRILIALRERDPNKARIEMFRHVKEVEQSLIVFKQRHSSLRDSDLDGRRVIRAGNETS from the coding sequence ATGTTCAAAACAGCTAAGTTCAGTAGAATATCTGAAAATATCGTTCAACAGATCCGGCAAGCCATCCTTCAGGGAAAGCTCAAACCCGGCGACCGACTGCCTTCGGAAAAAGGGCTTGCCGAAGATTTCGGAGTCAGCAAAGCTTCCCTCAGGGAAGCGTTCAGAGCCCTCGAGGCCTTGGGCCTGCTGGAGGTCCGCCAAGGCGTCTCCGGCGGCGCCTTTATCCGGCAAGTCGATGAAAAAACCGCTCGTGACGCCCTCACCAATTATCTCTACTTTCACAACCCCTCCATTGCGGAACTATCCCAGGTGAGATGCATCATCGAACCTCAATTGGCGGAGATCGCCGCTCTGGCCGCGTCCGAGGAAGAACTCGATCAGCTCGAGGAAGGACATCAGGAATTGAAGGCGTCTCTGAGTGACGATGATTTCAACCACTCAGTGGAGATCGATTTCCATCGTCGGATCGCCATCATAGCGAACAACCCGTTCATCTGCCTGATTATGGACGCCGTACGAGACATGCTCGTTGGCATAAAAGATCTGATTCAGACGGATCGCGATTTTTCGGAAAAAGTGTATCTCGCGCACGATCGCATATTGATTGCACTGCGGGAACGCGATCCTAATAAAGCGCGTATCGAGATGTTCCGCCACGTCAAGGAGGTCGAGCAGAGCCTGATCGTTTTCAAACAGCGGCACAGCTCGCTCCGGGATTCCGATCTCGACGGCCGGCGCGTCATTCGGGCCGGCAATGAAACGTCCTAG
- a CDS encoding 4Fe-4S binding protein, with the protein MDLINHKGTATMGVNIDALKCIGCMACEMACGYHRDDGFAFLSACIVLYRGREKKNYFGVILKEEERLVVARPEGVEVKIIGASGDEDTSGEKKDEDASAKPMLLREPCDLCEEMKYGPMCVKVCPVDAITLES; encoded by the coding sequence ATGGATCTCATCAATCACAAGGGGACTGCAACCATGGGAGTCAACATCGACGCATTGAAATGTATAGGATGCATGGCCTGTGAAATGGCCTGCGGGTACCACAGGGATGATGGTTTCGCTTTTCTGTCCGCGTGCATCGTGCTGTACCGGGGCCGTGAGAAAAAGAACTACTTCGGCGTGATCCTGAAAGAAGAAGAGCGCTTGGTCGTGGCCCGCCCGGAAGGCGTCGAAGTCAAAATCATCGGGGCCTCCGGAGACGAGGATACTTCCGGCGAAAAGAAAGACGAGGACGCCTCGGCAAAACCCATGCTGCTCCGGGAGCCTTGCGACCTGTGCGAGGAAATGAAGTATGGGCCCATGTGCGTGAAAGTCTGTCCGGTGGACGCCATCACTCTGGAATCATAA
- a CDS encoding Type 1 glutamine amidotransferase-like domain-containing protein, whose product MREDVHGFYASINAQLVRGGKLHFRDAGSGRSELSENGVGGRLLRYPKIGIYAGAGTSHSWLWFVEAFDLMGFHDLDFLDEARLRSGGLKDLDVLAVSGGDTFAVAEALGEEGARRIEAFVRRGGLYIGSCAGAYLPLRSSKTPLNLFNYVNVKIANLAKTLPEPTRMAYKFCTAYGCDFVFHPVREEVILRVNGVSQFRGPHRIAAPMYGGPSMTATQEVEVLAYYEDFSDKTLFLVDETVARDTLIDRAAVVRSRMGEGAFVLFGPHFEHPHYPEANGRLADIIFRDMRKAPVNTAEPTEGRAFLGDRERSALLKDLKRELSNSRIVSVGLEILPIRWRIGAKVYEPEKIRVFLESMWNRVRVLEKSRHMIGRAGEHEPLIRAAGRTTELLRSMKRRIDLNEETTEHAEELFRLLHVYATLFLELYFRSVSHDRGLPRRM is encoded by the coding sequence ATGCGCGAGGACGTTCATGGATTTTACGCTTCGATCAACGCGCAGTTGGTCAGGGGTGGAAAACTGCACTTCCGGGATGCGGGAAGCGGACGGAGCGAGCTGTCCGAAAACGGAGTCGGCGGTCGGTTGCTCCGTTACCCGAAGATCGGAATCTATGCGGGCGCCGGAACGTCCCATTCATGGCTCTGGTTCGTCGAGGCGTTCGATCTGATGGGTTTTCATGATCTCGATTTCCTGGACGAAGCCCGTCTTCGCTCCGGCGGCTTGAAGGACCTGGACGTGCTGGCCGTTTCGGGCGGTGATACGTTTGCCGTGGCCGAAGCGCTGGGCGAGGAAGGCGCCCGCCGTATCGAGGCGTTCGTACGCCGGGGAGGCCTCTACATCGGATCCTGTGCGGGCGCGTATCTACCGCTAAGGTCTTCAAAGACCCCTCTGAATTTGTTCAATTATGTCAACGTGAAGATCGCCAACCTGGCGAAAACACTACCCGAACCCACGCGTATGGCGTATAAGTTCTGCACCGCGTACGGATGCGATTTTGTTTTTCATCCCGTTCGCGAAGAAGTGATACTCAGGGTCAATGGCGTCAGCCAATTCCGCGGCCCTCACCGGATTGCAGCGCCCATGTACGGCGGACCTTCCATGACGGCCACGCAGGAGGTCGAGGTCCTGGCTTATTACGAGGACTTCTCCGATAAGACGCTGTTCCTCGTGGACGAAACCGTTGCCAGGGATACCCTGATCGATCGGGCGGCGGTGGTGCGTTCGCGGATGGGGGAGGGCGCGTTCGTACTGTTTGGCCCCCATTTCGAGCATCCTCACTATCCTGAAGCCAATGGCCGGCTGGCTGATATCATCTTCCGGGACATGAGAAAAGCGCCTGTCAATACCGCGGAACCCACGGAGGGCCGAGCCTTTCTTGGAGATCGGGAGCGATCCGCCTTGCTGAAAGACCTCAAAAGGGAATTGAGCAACAGCAGAATCGTGTCCGTGGGGTTGGAAATCCTGCCGATCAGATGGAGGATCGGGGCCAAAGTCTATGAGCCGGAAAAGATACGAGTATTTCTTGAAAGCATGTGGAACCGGGTGAGGGTGCTGGAAAAAAGCAGGCACATGATCGGCCGGGCGGGTGAACACGAACCCCTGATCCGCGCGGCCGGGCGGACGACGGAGCTGTTACGAAGCATGAAACGTCGGATCGATCTCAACGAAGAAACCACGGAACATGCCGAGGAACTGTTCCGCCTGCTTCACGTGTACGCGACCCTGTTTCTCGAACTGTATTTCCGCAGCGTGTCGCACGACCGAGGACTGCCCCGGCGTATGTGA
- a CDS encoding cytochrome b/b6 domain-containing protein produces the protein MQPNSPREEMVRRFSVLHRFLHLVVLIGFSGLAITGLSLAFSDQFWARAVMWVLGGSQNAGNLHRFLAVMTYACVVVHLVWFFYYKLVLKGKWKGPYSLLPRMQDFKDMSQHFRFFFARRGTPPEFDKFSYVEKFDYWAFFLGMNTMGLTGLVLWFPESFSSVLPGYFVNLAQVLHLYEAIMAVTLKIVIHMVTVHFRPEVYPVDTSIFTGKITVERMKKDHAGVWEDYVTSKQESGASGK, from the coding sequence ATGCAACCGAATAGTCCGCGGGAAGAGATGGTACGGCGCTTCAGCGTGCTGCATAGATTCCTTCACCTGGTGGTTCTCATCGGATTTTCGGGCCTGGCCATCACGGGGCTTTCTCTGGCTTTCAGCGATCAGTTCTGGGCCAGGGCCGTCATGTGGGTTCTGGGGGGATCGCAAAACGCAGGGAATCTGCACCGATTCCTTGCCGTAATGACATACGCCTGTGTGGTAGTCCATCTTGTGTGGTTCTTTTATTACAAGCTGGTGCTGAAGGGTAAATGGAAAGGGCCCTATTCATTGCTCCCACGGATGCAGGACTTCAAGGATATGTCCCAGCATTTCCGCTTTTTTTTCGCCCGTCGCGGCACGCCTCCCGAATTTGACAAATTCAGCTACGTGGAAAAGTTCGACTATTGGGCGTTTTTCCTGGGCATGAACACCATGGGGCTGACTGGGCTCGTGCTGTGGTTTCCCGAATCCTTTTCCAGTGTGCTCCCGGGATACTTCGTAAATCTTGCCCAAGTCCTTCATCTCTATGAAGCGATCATGGCGGTCACGCTGAAAATCGTCATTCACATGGTTACGGTTCATTTTCGCCCGGAAGTGTACCCCGTGGACACGTCGATCTTCACGGGCAAGATCACCGTCGAGAGGATGAAAAAAGATCATGCCGGTGTATGGGAAGATTATGTGACTTCGAAACAGGAGTCGGGGGCCTCGGGAAAGTAG
- a CDS encoding (Fe-S)-binding protein gives MPENESAKTPNIEPETELRDSRPTSGTADVEDASEREAAPDALEQVLTVKPDEPEPERQEPSRPEDRMTGASKPARIVPIERLSAHRLMQLEACTRCGECLNWCPVYDQDRREDLIPRTKAREFLEIVKAQHGMAGRILRSPGVGQPLKKIIRGLFRVPEVTDDMVQTFAAHLYECSTCGQCEIVCPANLDTVNLWENIRELIVAAGYGPLESQKPLVKSVKAYDNPWQQPRQARTKWARRAKKEKLIADEPREIKKTQAKVLLFLGCTAVYDANVRQIAVNTINVLEAAGVDYGCLGGRERCCGSVLLRMGDAEFERIASDNIEDFNELGIHTLISSCAGCFKTIKEDYPLVGKLNFEVLHMVEFLDRMIEQGKLEFRHPVEAKVTYHDPCHLGRAAGVFEAPRRVIRAIPGIELVEMERIRQYSRCCGAGGGVKAGFPDIQGKMAQRRVREAEATGAQELISACPFCFAGLQVGIKAANSHLAMKDVTSLVAKSLLGGNAEDAALQRKIA, from the coding sequence ATGCCGGAGAACGAATCCGCGAAAACCCCTAATATCGAGCCGGAAACGGAACTTCGAGACTCGAGACCCACGTCAGGGACGGCAGACGTCGAAGACGCATCGGAGAGAGAAGCCGCTCCGGACGCCCTCGAGCAGGTATTAACGGTGAAACCGGACGAGCCCGAGCCGGAAAGACAGGAGCCCTCGAGGCCGGAAGACCGGATGACCGGGGCGTCCAAGCCCGCCCGCATCGTACCCATCGAGCGATTGAGCGCCCATCGGCTTATGCAGTTGGAAGCGTGCACGCGCTGTGGAGAATGCCTGAACTGGTGCCCTGTGTACGATCAGGACCGGCGGGAGGACCTCATTCCGCGAACCAAGGCGCGGGAGTTTCTCGAAATCGTAAAGGCCCAGCATGGAATGGCCGGGCGGATATTGCGAAGTCCGGGCGTGGGACAGCCTCTCAAAAAGATCATCCGGGGTCTGTTCCGTGTTCCGGAAGTGACGGACGATATGGTCCAGACCTTCGCCGCGCATCTGTACGAATGCTCGACGTGCGGCCAGTGCGAGATCGTCTGCCCGGCGAATCTGGATACGGTCAATCTCTGGGAGAACATTCGCGAACTCATCGTAGCCGCCGGTTACGGTCCTTTGGAGTCGCAGAAGCCGCTGGTGAAAAGCGTAAAGGCGTACGACAACCCGTGGCAGCAGCCGAGACAGGCGCGGACCAAGTGGGCTCGAAGAGCCAAGAAAGAAAAACTGATCGCCGATGAGCCGAGGGAGATCAAGAAAACCCAGGCCAAGGTGTTGTTGTTCTTAGGCTGTACGGCCGTATATGACGCAAACGTCCGGCAGATAGCCGTCAATACCATCAACGTGCTGGAGGCGGCCGGGGTGGACTACGGTTGCCTGGGCGGCCGGGAACGATGCTGCGGGAGCGTTCTGCTCAGGATGGGGGATGCCGAATTCGAGCGCATCGCTTCCGATAATATCGAAGATTTCAACGAACTCGGGATCCATACGCTCATCAGTTCCTGCGCGGGGTGCTTCAAGACCATCAAGGAGGACTATCCTCTGGTGGGGAAATTGAATTTCGAAGTGCTGCACATGGTGGAATTCCTGGACAGGATGATCGAACAAGGGAAACTCGAGTTCCGGCATCCGGTGGAAGCGAAGGTTACGTACCACGATCCATGCCACCTGGGACGGGCTGCGGGCGTGTTCGAAGCGCCAAGACGCGTTATCCGGGCGATTCCCGGCATTGAGCTGGTCGAGATGGAACGGATACGTCAATACTCGAGATGTTGCGGCGCCGGAGGAGGCGTGAAGGCCGGTTTCCCTGACATACAGGGAAAGATGGCTCAACGCCGGGTGAGAGAGGCCGAAGCGACAGGCGCCCAGGAATTGATCTCCGCGTGTCCCTTCTGTTTTGCCGGACTCCAGGTGGGCATCAAGGCCGCGAACTCCCATCTGGCCATGAAGGATGTGACCAGTCTTGTGGCCAAATCCTTGCTGGGCGGCAACGCGGAGGATGCGGCCCTGCAAAGGAAAATCGCCTGA
- a CDS encoding ABC transporter substrate-binding protein: MKYVGNVLAVLIFSLLLMGLTQGHATDRPVRMAYLQNDIHHLALWVALEKNFFREEGVSVEVAGIFRAGPEIMTAFAAGALDMAYVGEAPATTAVANKAADVVAVAQVNTEGSALVVAKDASGIVSVADLEGKTVAVPGHSTVQDFLLRKAIGEAMADQQADLSKVNIIVVKPPEMIGALRTGQIDAFVAWEPYPSKANTLGVGRNLATSHDIWAGHPCCVLVSSSVFLEKASNRVLGVLRAHVKATEYIGAYPEEALQIGVKYTGMDAKTVETAMKNVHYTYELNVEGEKEYVEFLSELKYIKVPDAGAFTERFLRPDMLKSLQSR, encoded by the coding sequence ATGAAATACGTTGGAAACGTGTTGGCCGTGCTTATTTTTTCCCTTCTGCTCATGGGGCTTACGCAGGGTCATGCAACGGATAGACCCGTTCGAATGGCCTATCTGCAGAACGACATTCATCATTTGGCCCTCTGGGTGGCGCTGGAAAAGAACTTCTTCCGGGAGGAAGGGGTGTCCGTGGAAGTGGCGGGGATCTTCAGGGCCGGACCCGAGATCATGACCGCCTTCGCTGCGGGAGCCCTAGACATGGCCTACGTGGGCGAAGCGCCCGCCACTACGGCCGTGGCTAACAAAGCAGCGGACGTTGTCGCGGTGGCTCAGGTCAATACCGAGGGATCCGCGCTGGTGGTGGCCAAGGACGCATCGGGGATCGTTTCAGTGGCCGATCTGGAGGGCAAGACAGTGGCCGTACCGGGCCATTCCACGGTGCAGGACTTTTTGTTGAGAAAAGCCATCGGTGAGGCCATGGCGGATCAGCAGGCGGACCTGAGCAAAGTAAACATTATTGTGGTCAAGCCCCCTGAAATGATCGGAGCCCTTCGTACCGGCCAGATCGACGCCTTTGTGGCCTGGGAGCCGTATCCGTCAAAGGCGAATACCCTGGGGGTCGGACGCAACCTGGCCACTTCCCATGACATCTGGGCGGGTCACCCCTGCTGCGTGCTGGTTTCCAGTTCAGTATTTCTAGAGAAAGCCTCCAACCGGGTGCTAGGGGTGCTTCGCGCGCACGTCAAGGCCACCGAGTACATTGGCGCGTACCCTGAAGAGGCCCTGCAAATCGGGGTGAAATATACGGGTATGGACGCGAAGACGGTTGAAACGGCCATGAAGAACGTGCACTATACGTATGAGCTGAACGTAGAGGGTGAGAAAGAGTATGTCGAGTTTCTGTCCGAACTCAAATACATCAAGGTTCCGGATGCGGGAGCTTTCACCGAGCGGTTCCTTCGTCCGGACATGCTGAAATCCCTTCAATCGCGATGA
- a CDS encoding ABC transporter permease, with protein MRWKRLLPPLAVVVVWQGLCLLELIPAFKLPSPVSVALGLRDLIAVGMPPGHPLQAHIGYSLYRVFLGYGVAVILGVPMGIAMGWSSKLRDAFGPLIEMVRPIPPLAWIPIAILWFGIGTPSAAFIIFLGAFFPILLNTVSGVLSIDKLLVEAARTLNATNRDVFLKVLVPGSVPAIMTGLRIGMGIGWMTLVAAEFTGVRQGYGLGYMIMTARDIQRPDEIIAGMLIIGIIGLGIDWGLRFWERRLIRWR; from the coding sequence ATGAGATGGAAGCGTCTCCTTCCTCCCCTGGCGGTGGTTGTCGTTTGGCAGGGCCTCTGCCTTCTCGAGTTGATACCGGCGTTCAAACTGCCTTCTCCGGTGAGCGTTGCGTTGGGGCTGAGAGACCTGATCGCCGTCGGTATGCCCCCCGGACATCCGCTGCAGGCGCACATCGGCTATAGTCTGTACCGCGTGTTCCTGGGTTACGGTGTGGCGGTGATTCTGGGTGTTCCCATGGGAATCGCTATGGGGTGGTCCTCGAAGCTTCGAGACGCTTTTGGGCCCCTGATCGAAATGGTCCGTCCCATACCTCCCCTGGCCTGGATCCCCATAGCCATCCTGTGGTTCGGAATCGGAACGCCCTCGGCGGCCTTCATTATTTTTCTGGGGGCCTTCTTCCCGATTCTGCTGAACACCGTGTCCGGAGTGCTTTCCATCGACAAACTGCTCGTCGAGGCCGCTCGAACCCTGAACGCCACCAACCGGGACGTTTTTTTGAAAGTCCTGGTACCGGGTTCCGTGCCGGCAATAATGACGGGGTTGCGAATCGGTATGGGCATCGGCTGGATGACCCTGGTGGCGGCGGAATTCACCGGTGTCAGGCAGGGATACGGTTTGGGATACATGATCATGACGGCTCGGGACATCCAGAGACCGGATGAGATCATCGCGGGCATGCTGATCATCGGGATCATCGGCCTGGGGATTGATTGGGGTTTACGATTCTGGGAGCGAAGGTTGATACGTTGGCGGTAG